The Bacteroidales bacterium region ATAGATTGTAGAGGTGCCCGAGCAAGCAGAAGAAGGTGAGACAGCAGCACTTGTTGGTGCCGTGGGATTACCTGATGTTGTAAAAGCACTGGATGTTTTATAATCCGAGCTTCCACAGCCATTGTTCGCATAAACTCTCATATAATAAGTCGTTCCGCAGGCAAGACCTGTTACTGACGCAGTTAACCCTGTTGTAGTGTCCCTGGCTGTATAACCACTTAAATAAGTATGTGTGGAGCTTGTGCCAACAGACCAGTAATAGGTAATCGATAAATCTGAACCTGTACAACCTGAACATGAACTTGCAACCCATGATCCTTTTGCGCTATTATATGATACATCAGAAATTGTAATTGTCCCTGGTATTCCAGGATTGGTACATGCCATTATA contains the following coding sequences:
- a CDS encoding fibronectin type III domain-containing protein, translated to MCRNSMLFDFCKILKTAAISFVLAGMFMFSSYAYAGENPTSGDPEGITDGWAVSSPESSQPIETYIMACTNPGIPGTITISDVSYNSAKGSWVASSCSGCTGSDLSITYYWSVGTSSTHTYLSGYTARDTTTGLTASVTGLACGTTYYMRVYANNGCGSSDYKTSSAFTTSGNPTAPTSAAVSPSSACSGTSTIY